From Scomber scombrus chromosome 21, fScoSco1.1, whole genome shotgun sequence, one genomic window encodes:
- the LOC134003046 gene encoding parvalbumin, thymic-like — translation MSITDFLSVSDITSAINACKAKDSFSSKMFFRTVGLSRKTPTEIERVFKILDQDKSGFIEQDELQLFLQNFSKGARPLTAAETRAFLLEGDSDGDGKIGWEEFSAMVKSS, via the exons ATGTCTATCACTGACTTTCTATCAGTCTCAGACATAACCTCAGCTATTAATGCTTGTAAAG CAAAGGATTCATTTAGCTCAAAGATGTTTTTCAGAACGGTGGGTTTATCCAGGAAAACTCCAACAGAGATTGAGAGGGTCTTTAAGATTTTGGACCAGGACAAAAGTGGCTTCATAGAACAGGATGAGTTACA GCTGTTCCTGCAGAACTTCTCCAAAGGAGCGAGGCCCCTGACTGCAGCTGAGACCAGAGCTTTCCTGCTGGAGGGAGACTCGGACGGTGATGGGAAGATCGGCTGGGAAG